One window from the genome of Sphingomonas lacunae encodes:
- the murB gene encoding UDP-N-acetylmuramate dehydrogenase, with the protein MAASAESVPTVRGKLTANAPLAPLVWFKSGGAAQWLFEPRDAEDLSAFLAALDPAVPVMALGLGSNLIVRDGGVSGVVVRLGKAFATVEQVDGTTLRCGGGASGILVSSTARDAGIGGLEFLRSIPGTVGGFVRMNGGAYGRETCDILVECDVVLRSGQRKTLSVAELHYTYRHSELPDGAIVIGATFHGHADEPAAIQAEMDRIAASREASQPLRSKTGGSTFKNPDGHKAWQLVDEAGCRGLTMGGAQVSEKHTNFLINTGNATSSDIEALGEEVRRRVREKSGVELQWEIQRVGKAG; encoded by the coding sequence ATGGCGGCCAGCGCCGAAAGCGTGCCGACAGTCAGGGGCAAGCTGACCGCCAATGCCCCCCTTGCCCCGCTCGTCTGGTTCAAATCGGGTGGCGCTGCGCAATGGCTTTTTGAACCCAGGGATGCCGAAGATCTGTCAGCCTTTCTTGCAGCGCTTGATCCTGCCGTGCCGGTGATGGCGCTTGGCCTTGGCTCGAACCTCATCGTCCGCGATGGTGGTGTGTCCGGCGTCGTCGTCCGCCTCGGCAAGGCATTCGCCACGGTAGAGCAGGTCGATGGAACGACCTTGCGCTGCGGGGGTGGAGCCTCGGGCATTCTCGTGTCCTCGACTGCCCGAGATGCAGGCATCGGCGGACTCGAATTCCTGCGGTCCATTCCGGGAACCGTCGGCGGCTTTGTCCGCATGAACGGCGGGGCTTATGGCCGTGAGACATGCGACATTCTCGTGGAGTGCGACGTCGTGCTCCGCAGCGGACAGCGCAAGACTCTTTCGGTGGCAGAGCTGCACTACACCTACCGCCATAGCGAACTGCCTGATGGTGCCATCGTGATCGGTGCGACCTTTCACGGCCATGCTGACGAACCTGCCGCCATTCAAGCCGAGATGGACCGCATCGCTGCCAGCCGCGAGGCCAGTCAGCCGTTGCGCAGCAAGACCGGCGGCTCGACCTTCAAGAATCCTGACGGGCACAAGGCTTGGCAACTGGTCGATGAAGCGGGCTGTCGCGGATTGACCATGGGTGGGGCCCAGGTCAGCGAAAAGCACACCAATTTCCTGATCAATACCGGCAATGCCACCAGCAGCGACATAGAAGCGCTTGGGGAGGAAGTCCGTCGCCGGGTCAGGGAAAAGAGCGGAGTCGAGTTGCAGTGGGAGATACAGCGCGTGGGGAAAGCCGGATGA